A single window of Apodemus sylvaticus chromosome 4, mApoSyl1.1, whole genome shotgun sequence DNA harbors:
- the LOC127682628 gene encoding guanylate-binding protein 5-like: protein MAPEIHMSEPMCLIRNTEEHLVTNQEALRILSAITQPVVVVAIVGLSLTGKSYLMNKLAGKERGFSVGSTVQSHTKGIWMWCVPHPQKPDHTLVLLDTEGLGGVEKVDEKNDTHFFVLAILLSSTFIYNTMNKIDQRAIDLLHNVTELTDLLWRRNSPDPNQAEEPADMSFFPDLVWTLRDFFMDFEANGQVITSDEYLEKSLKLKEGSDERTQTFNLPRLCIQKFFPVKKCFVFDSPARGSKLSQLQTLSDDELNPDFVQDLSEFCSHIFTHSKTKTLPGGIQVNGPRLESLVLTYVDAINSGVLPSMENTVVTMVRRENSTAVQKAIVHYDQLMSQRVQLPTETLQELLDLHRTCEQEALGIFRKHSFKDDDQYFQKELESLLSAKQDELCKKNVDASAALCSTLLQSIFKPLEQEVAHGLYAKPGGHSLFLQRMEQLKAQYRQRPGKGTQAEEVLQKYLNAKEPVSNTILQTDQALTAKERQRKEEQARAEAALAETRRLEALHIQEEQRRAEQQRRHQEQLRQIEAEWTKFEEEIWRITVPRRAQEEATKNKAEQEAELRALHQQIEAIRELNHCRKHKDCIIN from the exons ATGGCCCCGGAGATTCACATGTCAGAACCCATGTGTCTCATTAGGAACACGGAGGAACACCTGGTGACTAACCAGGAAGCCCTGAGGATCCTGTCAGCCATCACAcagccagtggtggtggtggccattGTGGGCCTTTCACTCACAGGCAAATCCTACCTGATGAACAAGCtggctgggaaggagagag GCTTTTCCGTTGGCTCCACTGTGCAGTCTCACACCAAGGGGATCTGGATGTGGtgtgtgccccacccccagaagCCTGACCACACCCTAGTTCTGCTTGACACTGAGGGCTTGGGAGGTGTGGAGAAG GTTGATGAAAAGAATGATACTCATTTCTTTGTACTGGCAATCCTTCTCAGCAGCACCTTCATATACAACACGATGAACAAAATTGACCAGAGGGCTATCGACCTACTGCA CAATGTGACAGAACTGACAGACCTGCTCTGGAGAAGAAACTCCCCTGATCCTAATCAAGCTGAGGAACCTGCTGACATGAGCTTCTTCCCAGACTTGGTGTGGACACTGAGAGATTTTTTCATGGACTTCGAAGCCAATGGGCAGGTCATCACCTCAGATGAATATCTGGAGAAATCACTGAAGCTGAAGGAAG GTAGTGATGAAAGAACCCAAACATTCAATCTACCCCGCCTGTGCATCCAGAAGTTCTTCCCAGTaaagaaatgctttgtttttGACTCTCCTGCTCGTGGAAGTAAGCTTTCCCAGCTCCAAACACTCAGCGATGATGAGCTGAACCCTGATTTTGTGCAGGACCTGTCAGAATTCTGTTCTCATATCTTCACCCATTCTAAGACCAAGACTCTTCCAGGAGGCATCCAGGTCAATGGACCTC GTCTAGAAAGCCTGGTGCTGACTTATGTCGATGCCATCAACAGTGGGGTTCTGCCTTCCATGGAGAACACAGTGGTAACCATGGTCAGGAGAGAGAACTCCACAGCAGTGCAAAAGGCCATTGTTCACTATGACCAGCTGATGAGCCAGAGGGTGCAGCTGCCCACAGAGACCCTCCAGGAGCTGCTGGACCTGCACAGGACCTGTGAGCAGGAGGCCCTAGGAATCTTCAGGAAGCATTCTTTCAAGGATGACGACCAATATTTCCAGAAAGAATTGGAg AGCCTACTAAGTGCAAAGCAGGATGAGCTTTGTAAGAAGAACGTGGATGCTTCTGCAGCCCTCTGTTCCACCCTACTTCAGAGTATTTTTAAGCCTCTGGAACAGGAAGTGGCACATGGGCTGTATGCTAAACCAGGAGGCCACAGTCTCTTCCTTCAGAGGATGGAACAGCTGAAGGCACAGTACCGTCAGCGGCCAGGCAAGGGGACACAG GCTGAGGAAGTGCTGCAGAAATACTTGAATGCTAAAGAACCAGTGAGCAACACAATTTTACAAACGGACCAGGCTCTCACGGCcaaggagaggcagaggaaag aggaACAAGCAAGAGCAGAGGCTGCCCTGGCTGAAACACGGAGGCTGGAGGCTCTTCACATCCAGGAAGAGCAaaggagagcagagcagcagaGAAGGCATCAAGAGCAACTGAGGCAGATAGAGGCTGAGTGGACAAAGTTTGAGGAAGAGATATGGAGGATCACGGTGCCGAGGAGGGCTCAG GAAGAGGCTACAAAGAACAAGGCTGAGCAGGAAGCTGAACTCAGAGCACTTCATCAGCAGATCGAAGCCATAAGGGAACTGAATCACTGCCGCAAACATAAAGACTGTATTATAAACTAA